ATAGAGCTGTATGAAAAAAAAGCTTACATCTGCTAAGACAAAGAGGGAGTCTTCATCTTCCTTGTAATACTTCATCATGAGAAGTATGGCTGCTGTGCCAACCTTGTTGTTGGTCAAAACTCCCTCACTTTCTATCTGCTGGATGAGTGTCCTTATACCAAGGTTCCATTTGAGCTTCTGGCTGGAGAAATAGTTAATAATCCTTCTGCCTTTGGTTATGAGGGCCTGACTTAAGCACTCACTGATATCGATGCCTGCGAGTTTGTAAAAGTGGTTCGAAAGACCTTTCCGAGTAAACAAGAATGGCCACTGCTCCTGAATTTCAGCTACTGAAAGTGAGGGACAACTGTTGATAAGCTGCTGCTGAGAAATATATGTGAGGCACATGAAGTCATCCACATCAGGTCTCTCCACAGCTCCAGGTCCTTGTGAATTAAAAATTGTTAACAGgatgtgtttcttttcctctaaAGAAGCTGGCGTTTCCCCCTCAGGAAGTTCAACTGGCTGCCAATTTATACAACCATAGCTATCAACAAGGCATCTAACTTTTTTGGGTGGGGTTCCACTACTGTTGGGACTGTAGTCTTCCTCATTCCTGGTTCTCTTTGTTGGTTCTCTATGTGTTGTATTATCTCGATTAACATGTTCAACTCTAGATTTGATGCTTCTCAGTAGTGAATAATGTCCACAACCcagtctttctcccttttcagtAAAATCTGCAAATGTTTGAGGGTATCTGTTTACAATGATTTTAGCAACTTCTTCACAAAATGCACGTTTAGGGTTCCTGCAGTGAACTTGCATGGCCTCCACAACAATTCTAACCATACTTCTCCTGTCCTCTGGATGAGCTCTGTCCCTTCTTGTGAGTGCATGCGACAGTCGGAGTGGAAATCTTTCCCAAGGAATCTGTAAGTGTGAGACCCAACAGCTGGAGTAATGGTTGTACATAGTGGTGGacgtggaggaggaggggtgaggTGGATGGCTTGATGtttcagctgatgcagcaggGCAAGGCTCCAGAGTAATGGTGTCATTCAGGTTCTCTGGTCTGTTGCCatctaaacaaataaataaataaagatcattGGAAAAGTTACCTTAAAAAGCTACTATGTCAACAAATATGTCCTCACTAAAAGATGAACCCTTCAATTAGGATTGAGTAGTAATGGCAAGGCAGTTTTTGGGGACCTTGTCTGAAGATGAAAAGAAGCAATCCCAGGACTGCAAAAGAACTACAAACTCAAGGTCTTGCATTGAAAAGACCTTGAGTCAATATATTTTACAGTATGTCACAATTTCAAACCCTTAGTTGTACCACTACCAATGACAGGTTAATGGTGTTAGATTTAGTGTctacttttgtttatgttttccgTGTTAAGTATCTACCAGACAATGTGAGCCCCAAAACGCTCTTCAATATTATACTGTCAAAGTACATGTGTAGTatggtgaagagaaaaaaaaagctaatcaaGCTAATCAGTGACATATGAGTCTATGAGTGACCTTCAAATCATAGACTCAAGTCTATGAGTCTGTGAGTTGTACAGAACCTACACAAACCTCCTTTAAATGCAAGAAGTAGTTTACGTATTTGAATTGGTGTGAGAAAGGGTTTGAGATCTTCCGCCTCCACAAACACTTACTTTTTTGTTGTACACCAATAAGATGTTCTACAATGCAGattattttctctctgtctaGTGTCGGCAGGAGGCTTGTGAGTTCCTCTTCAATTTCCATCCCTGAAAGAGAATTAAGAGGAAACTGAATGGTGTAGGGAGACAACAAAAAGGCCTGCCATGTTATAAAGTGGTGGTGGGTAATAATCCATCAGACTGTCAGCATTTACACAAACACTTCTTTCTGTAGGGCAACGCAAGCAGTGAAGTCCAAGGTCAATGAGGAGTACTGAATGATGCAACTCGAGCACAAAGTACAATTCAGAATCGTTAACAAGTATAACAGCTATCTTCCCAAAAACCAAGCCATCATCAGTGTCATCTACAATGGAAACATAGCCTTTGACATACTTGGTACCTTTGTAGACAACTGCTGACACATCCAAAGCTTGCCACAGCTTCTTGAATGAGAGCGTTGTAAAGATGATGATTCTAATCTCTTGTTTCTCCAATCATTTGGACTATAGGTGGAAACATTTGGCCCACTGAGAGGTAGGACTGCAGTAACTGATGCCGTTCAGTCTTGCATAAGTTGACAAAGTTATGCAAGACTGAACTTGTACATGCTTTGAAATACGAGTGCTTGCTCTCAAACCTAAGGGTGCACAAACGAATGAGTGGTCCAAAGTGAAGGATAAGCTCTGCATAATGTAACAAATAGtgatgttttgcttttaaagctttgTCAGGAAACCTACTGTGTCTCAGATATATATAGTCCTCTATGAAAAAAGTTCTTGATTGATTTTGTCCACTTCTGCTTGTGGAATATTAAATGAAGACAGTTTGTCAGACAGTACTGCAAGAACATTGTGCATTGCACAGCTGAGAAGATCGTGAAATTCCTCTATGATGCTCTGTATAGTGCTGGTTGGTAAGAGCATTTTAGCctgcatttttaaattacacaaagcCAACTGTCTTCTAATAGATTAACTGTGTCCTGTCCTTGTATTATGGCAAATTCCCCAATTTCTTGTTGCCTTGACTGCTGAACTGTCTACTTATGTTTTCGAGAAATACGGCTGGAAAATGATGTTCGGACACTGAAGTATTTAGAGCGATCTTCAAATGGACATAATACTTTTTTCCAATCTTTGATGTGAAATCTGAGATGGGCACAGAGTTGTAAAGTTTTGTGCAACATACCCACATCCAGGAACTTGACAGCTGAGGTCACCCGTGAACTCATAGAACTTCTCCTCAGTGGTCTCCCTTCTTGTTCTGTGATTCCTATGCATATGTGAATGACAGGCAGAAAATGTTCTGAAAGTGGCAGGACAGTTCTCAGTTCCACGAGAAAGCCTATAGTTAGCtacatgtttgtggcttttaacatgcaaactgaacaatataaatttgTGTGCACAGAAGCCACAAAATTTACAAATACATATAGTTGCAAAAAGTTCAATGACCAATTACCTTTCCTAAATGACATATGCAATCCAAAAAAAATAAGAGTATTGTCAATAGGGACCAATTCCCAGtttttacatgatcaaaattattaacaaaacgcttcaataaacagaaaatgtgtgctgacaaaagacaagagagcagtgcacaaaaatgaaaagatattTGAGCTCGACGCTTTAATGGGTTTAGCCTGAATAAGTCAGCACTCCGCACCGTACAGGTAGTACAAGcacacctgaaaacactgaccagctaacagctttaagcatttgggcgcaacctcggtagttcaccgattcacctgttgcaaacgtccaagtttctatcaagtctcataaatccatcggcaactattacctaactagtctttgagtctccacattcatagatattgatattttgtgttagcatttgaatgaaaataacctGGCTGGGTAGctgaaaagtcaaaacaaacagtaataagaacgcatttctgacttctctcgaataagtgaaaaaacacttaccttcaGACTGATTAGCTGGTGTCAGTCCAACTTTAATGTTTCCCATGTCAGTCCGTTTTAGGGAAAAGTGTTAAGTTTAgttgtttcatttacttttgagATACTCCCTCATGGACGAGAAATTTGGAGTCTAGTAGAGTTGTCATGAATAGCATACGATCTTCAGACATAATCCAATCAACCGTGCATTTAACCTGACTGAACTCCATCCAGTTACCTCTGACTACTTCTAAGTTGCACATGTTAACGGTCCGTAAATTGTCTCTGTTGTTCTTCCACCatctcatcatcactctgtgctgcagcgaactggatctgtggcacagaatagttgatggccatgttgttctcctgctttgcagctttgtttgagtTTGAACTGCGTCTTAAACGTGCAAAACTAAGAAAAGCAgatcaatattttcttcttcttgttatttAATGGTGGTTGGCAACCAGCGAAAGGAGCATTAGCCGCCTCGATCAATATCTTCTatccgccattgttgttttgaaagtgtgCGCCATACGTCACGTTGTACGTCAGGTAAAGGTGTGGTCTCGACTATTGCTCTCCCATTGAGATGTGTAACCAGTGCTACACACACCTGTCGCATAACACGCTTTAAAAACGTAACatttgctttaaaaacacaacccaacgtgctaaacatgaacaaacaaaaacacccgtGTTACATTATCATGTATATCCAGGACATCTCTTCTGAACCAAGACGAAGTGGTGCTACAAGGAGAGTGCATTTTATAGCAGTCTGGCCTGCCACAAAATGCACcgctaaaaatacagtttctgcttgtcccagaatttattaaatttgagAGTGAAGTTGTAGGACTGATGCTGGTTAGTGGTGTAGGTTTCATGGATGTGACACCTGAACTTGTGTAAAATGACCACCAGAGTATATTCCGAGACTTCTggttagttcactgtagttaggAAATCAGTCTAAGTATACGTTACCTAGTAAGTATACTACTAATGCTTTTTGGGGACTACATTGGCCCCCGTTTTAGTATATAGTATATAAGTATACTTGAAATGAACTTTTGGATGTACTTTTTGTTCACTATAACTGTACTAGCATAATGTCCTTTCCAGTCTATAAGAGTATACTTAAAATATACTCTACTCTAACACAATACTAAACTTACAAGTATACTATTGATTTactttttagtttatatttggCTTACTTCTGGTTGAAACATAGTAATTAAAATCCAGTTGaaacatatttttcacatgtaacaaatcACTCCATTTCCCAGACAGTCAGATAATAGTTCAAACTATCAGAAGGCTTCCTTTGCAGAGAACTACACTCATAGTTCACGTACCAGAATTATATTGCAAACAGGTGAGAAAATGATTTGAGAGTTGAGGTTTATTAACTATTAACCGTTTTCACTCAcggtttaaacatttttttttatcccacttTCTCTGTTCAGAAGGTAAAAGACATTACACAAGAATTTGTGACAAATTCTTGTTTAAAACATCAACTATTTGTTTCATagttgttttaattttacagtTAAAGCACTGCAATGCCTGCTGGGTATTTCGTTGTACTTCTTAGTATACTTCAGTTATACTTCAAATACTTCAAATAGTGTAGCTGCAACTTActccttaagttaaaaatgatgctgtatatgtcacacagtggaaatttgtatttatcttgtatatcgttttattctgatttttagtgtttatttatgaGTGTCATCTTATTTGcatggttttattctgtttctattgcatggtttttagtgttttatctGACATGGTTTTTATCCACTGTGGACTGGCTACACCTGGGACAAATTAGCTGATAGGTACCACCTGCTGAGGCATGGGTGTGTCCAGAGGTGGCCTATCAGCTGTGTAAAGACCTTTTAAAAGCAGGGCTAGCTGAGCACTGAAGGAGGAAGGCCCAGAGTGGAAGAGGAATGCTAGATGGCCAGCGTGACACGGCTTCCCAGTTGGACAGTGTGAAGGGCGACAGTGGGAGACGCTGCCTGTTATCGACCGCCGGGCAGAGGTGTACCTCTGCCAGCATATGTGAGTAACGCTTTTCCCACTGTCGTATGCTGGGTGCAGCTGAGCTGGGAAAGGGTTGCCATGGCCATGAGCCAGGGTCTCTTCCGGGACGCATTTTCTGGCCCCTATTTGTGTATTTGCAGGATTCTGACACGAGGGGATCCATGGTGGCATTGCGGGGAGGATTCCGGTGTGAAGTGGAAGCCGGGCTGGGATGTGGGCGTCCCAGTGAGAGGACAAGAGGGGAATAGGAGGCTCCTCCCCGTCGGCCTAAGACAGGGCTGGCATGGACCCAACTCATGCAAAGGAACTTCTGGCCTGCTGATGGACCCATAATGAACATGTGGCATAATTATAGCAGGGGGTTTTTAATGTACGTAGAAAATAGTAGTTTTACGGgttttatgtagttttagtagATAACATTTTATTCCATACATTTTAAGGgtgttttttatttgtgctcCCTGGCCTAgtaataaactgtttctgatgAGACCTGCTTCATCTCTGTGCCCGTGGTATCTGACTCGCCTGCTCccccttgtattttaaagaatctttcTTTTTAGCGTGACGTTTTGGCACGACCGCTTTAGTGTTGCCCGTGTTACATATATTGTAGTTTACATGTGATACTACTCTCACAATGAATTGCATTTTATGGTAATACACTCTGCATGAGGATTTAGGTAATTACTCTTAGatctacagtagaaaacaacagaaatcccgatggtgtaatagtataatctcagtaacatcaccagttgttacatttgctgtattttacagctgtttccatgaATACGGTGAGTTAccataaaaataatgtaatctcatggcattttcccacaattacttgcaaattacagtactaaactgcaaacatcctttagagttttttactgttgattttgcagtactaagctatggaaattactgcaaaggCTAACAGTGTAGGTTACAAGGGAGAGCCAGCGATTATTGGAGAATCTTCAACCAGCAGGAAGGAGACTgaagataaagaaaaaacatgtaaaagtaGGAATGCTACACAGAAACTCAGAAAAATATGGTTTGGCCTGTTACCAGTAGAAAGAGGCTGCTCCTTTTATGAAGACTGAGTGGCACCGATGAAGGAAATGGCAACGATGTGTATCCAGCTGAAGGGGGAGAGGGAGAGTGCCTGCAAAATGACGTCTGGAGAAGAGAAAGACTGGCCTTGTCAAAGATTCAGCACACTCGTCCTGGCATCATAGCaatgaatgtgtttaaaaaatgcagACTTCGTACACACTGAGTTTGACACTGGCAGTTGAAGATGAGGATTTGGGTCACACTGATAAAGTACAACATGAGATCCACCTTAGTGACGATAAAAACAACCATAACACAGAATAatcccacacacactcagggcTGAACACAAAATTGGACCTGGCATTTTTGGTCCAGGTAACCCATCATGATCgctcaaaaaaagaaattaactaattaaaaataaataaaacttcacTTTGTTTGATTATTGATATGgaaacttttgtttgtttgttatcaGCTTGGTACAGTTGTTGTAGTTCTTAGTGTCACTGCACTGCTGCATGTGGCAATTAAGTGGCTCATGGTCAATAAAGCCATTTATTCTACTTGAATCCTTGAATCTCTCCTTTCCTGATAACGTCTCtccatctgttttcttaccttgTTAATTTCACCTCCCTCTgtctcttcctcactctgttgTTGAGACTGTGGTCGCTCCTCTCTACAGTGTCACAGCCTCCTGTGGCTGCAAAGACTTATTACTagctctctgtttttgttttataggaTCATGTTTATGTGGAAAACCTGCTCAGTTGCACCTGCATGCCATGATTCTGTCTCATCTCTCAGTGTTTGGAGCCCAGCAACTCAATCTGGTTTAAAACCTATGATGCTGCTGTATAAACAAGCACAGAAACCAATGAAGTGACACCACTGCAAAATACTGGAGGAACACAATTTCTTAATCTGTGATAATTTTTTGGATTTCTCTCTTTCGAAATGGACTTTTAAATGCATCGATGGTCTTGTCCCAGAGTTAGTCCACAGAATGATTCTCAAAGCCAGCAGCACCGGCGGTGTAACAAGAGGTGTAGCTCATGGTGAtatcaaaatacaaaacatcaTTTTGTCAATCCTCATTCTCATTCAAAGGTCCTCGGATTTCGAACAGTTTACCATCTGCAATAAAAACGTTAACAGATGCTGGAGagctgaaacaaaaacaaatctatGGACACTGATGTAAACCAGCCTGGCTGGGTAACACGATGCATCACCAAGGATCTGCTGTTAGTAGTTATAGTAactctgagtctgtgtgtgtgtgtgtgtgtgagagagagagagagaaccacAATGTAACCATGCACAGTTCCAAGGCAGCATTCACTACACCATTTGGTCTGGTGTAGTGAATATTACCAGAATGCTGTTTGGTATCTGTGATGGACCTGCCACATATCAAATACTTTTGCAGGTTATTATAGGTGATCTCATTTTTCAGATTGTTCTGGTGAACCTGGACaacatttagtttttttcaGGGACCTTTGAGCAACACTTAGAGAGGCTTGAGACAGTGTTTAAGCGACTGGCAGAATCTGGTTTCAAGGTAAAGTTAGAGAAAAGTGCTTTCCTACAACATTCAGTAAAGTTTCTTGGTCATCGGGTGTCTGCTGAGGGTGTGTGGACACAACCATACAAGGTCTGCTGTTAAAAATTGGAAGGTCCCAGCTACTGTTAAAGAGCTCCATTCATTTTTAGGGTTCTGCAGCAATTAGAGGAGATTCATTCAGGGGATCTCACAGATTGCTGTTCCACTTTATAACAGAAGTACAGGTGCCAAGCAAACAGGAAGATCTGGTCCACACTTAGCTGCCCTGCGGCCTCCTGAGTGTGATTTAGCTTTTGAGCAACTGAACGACAAACTTAATTCTGCTCCCATTTTGGTTTTTGCTAGTTTCACTCAACCCTTCATAGTAAAGACAGATGCTAGTCAACATGGTTACAGCCTGTATTGTATAAGCAGCAGGGTGACACCAAGCGAGTCATAGCTTATGCTAACTGTAGGCTACATCAGGCTGCGAAACATGACCACAACTACAGTAGCACAACGCTTGAATTGCTTGCTTTAAAATGGGAAGAACAGTTCAGAGATTATTTGTTGGGATCAAAGTTCCTTGTGTTAACGGATAATAATCCTCTTTGCCACCTCAAAACAGCCAAGTTGGTACAAAAAAGCAGAGGTGGGCAGTGCAACTATCAGTTTTTGATTTTAAGTACAAAGCTTGAGCTTGAATTGCGTTTGTACCAGTGGGGAATGCAAGCAGGACACACAGCCTGGATGTGGTCTGAGGCTGTTAGTGCTTGAGCACAGTGACCAAGCAAAGATTCTGATCATTTCTGACTTTAACATGGatgatttgattttaaaaaaaaaattgtattacGTGTGCTGTAATTGTTAAACACAGAGTCATAGTTTATTTATGATTTCGCTGATAGTTAATTGTGTTTAAACctttttcaacttttttcaaattTTGCAATCTTTCGACACCTTTGTGGACAAAAATCTATGCACATAATCTGTCATGAAATCCTCATAAAGCTATacattttttctgctttgtttttcagaaaTCACTTGATCAACTTGAGCCATTGTCAAAATGATCAAACGTTTTCAGGATTTTAACCCATTAAAtcccagtttaaacatttgaatgGCTCCACAatttctttacaaaaaaaaacacaaaacacaaattatTTTCTATATAATCACCTCCAATGCCCCACCCTCTACTGTTTATTATAGAGAAAATAATTCCTTTTTTtgaattttattaaaataattaattaataattacaaTTTTTAAACTGGCATTTAAAGGGTTTAAACAACAGTGATAATAATTTAATGtttgatcattttaaaaatggctTAAGTTGATTAAGTGATTTATGAACAGTCCAAGCCAGTAAATTAAATCCAGTCTTATTCCATACACTGACTAGACTGGAGCTGCCTCAATGTGTGTGGCTGGTAAATACTGGGCCTGCAAGGCCTACCAGTATTTTTGATCAGAGTAGGCAGGGTAgataggggtggctgtagctcaggtggtagagcaggtagAACTGGAAACTGTAGTTGGGCAAGAAACTAACCCCAAgttgatgcatccatcagactGTGAATtcatgtgaatgttagatagaaagcatttATGCAGAAAGAGCATagaaaagtgtttgtgtgaatgggttgtgtaaagcgctttgagtgctcagatagagtagaaaagcactatataagaagtAGTCTATTTACCATGTCTGGAGGCTGGAGGCAGTTAGAACTGGGCGAGTCCTCTCATCCATTGGCTCCCATCTAAGCTCTGCACTGCCTGGATCGGAGCCTGGACTTTTTAACCAGAGCAAGACTCTGTAGTGGGATTCTGGGTCCACAGATCGATACACTAAGATCCAAATTGATTGGGGAAATAAGTTATCAGGCAACAGTTTAACAAGACGATGTGTATGTTTTTTAACTGCTGGGGTTAGTGATGGGTATCTGCCGAGCATAaacctggttacagcaggatgattatgttagtaaATGAATCAAACATTTCTACTAACAGTCATACTAACTGTTAAGGGTGTGGGAGCAATCCTTCACTCCAGCTTCTTAATAAACCAAAGACCATGACAtagttttaattcatttagaaaactcaaaaaccagTTTCATTTGTTATATATCGTCCACCTGACACTTCCTCAGAATTTCTcactgatttctcagactttttatctgatttcgTGCTCAGTTCAGATTTACACGGGTTTTAACATAATGTAGATGAAGGTTGGTGAAACCTGCAGTCATCTCAGACTGGTTGAGTACAAAACCTTTCTCTCAGTAAAAACACTACATCCTAGTGAACACAATCAGCCTCTTGGGATGCATGTAGATGCTGACAATTACAGTCTTCATTCTGCATTGAATATTTTGTTAACTAAACTCACTTCtctcaaaatgcaaaacaacacACCACTTCTTTAATCGCACTCTGGCTCTTGTTCtgacatatggcatagaaagtGAAGATATAATAGTGTTCCCTGAGAACTCTCTTTTGTCTGGTCATTTCTGAATATCATttacaataatggattacacagcagtgggaaAATATTTCATTACTACAGATGTTTTTCTGAAAGTGCGGTAAGCCTCAAACGTGTTACGAATGGATATAATATCATCCACAAGCATAAACTACAATGTACAGATGTATACAATGATTTGTGTGCAACTTTTGAGGACTAACAAACACATACACCAATGCATATGTCACGCAgtggaaatgtgtgtttttatgttttatcagTCTGTGTATTAGTACATAGtgttgattttatttgcatgattttattgtgatatttatattgcatatttgtttattgatatttatattgcatgGTTTTATCCTCATATTTATATTGTGTATTTTAGTGTTGCACAATATTCTTCTAATCCACTGTGGACTAAGCAGACAATTGTAGACACCTGTGAGGTGGGGGCGTTCCCCGAGGTGGCCTATCAGCCGCCAGACTGACCTGTTAAAGGGGATAGTGAGCGCAGAGACAAGAGGAGCGACGCACGGAAGGTGAGCAGGAGGAAAAGCAACGCATGCAAGCTAGCATATGTGTTGAAGGACCTGCTGCCTGACTGTGGGGTGCCACGGGTCGTTCGGCGACGGACCGGCCAGCGGAACACGGCGATCCAGTCTCAACGGGAGGAGCAGCGACAGACTGCGGTCAAGTGAGCCCTCACTTACGAAGTCACAGTCAAGCTAGCCGCACCACCAGCCGCACCTAAAATGTGGTTGCACTACTCTTACGCATCTTACGGTACGGATGAAGCCCGGCTTAGAAACGCAGTCTTTTGTGTCCTGACACTATTTTACTTCAATATCCACTCCCAGTTTTGGTTCATCTCCACGTTTCACCCCACGATCCACAGCCAAAATTACTGTACGATTCAGAGAAAATTAACAATAACATTTACCcaatatacagtactgtactgTTAATATattcatctttgacctcagattacaggaaaactgtaagaggtgacacagatatttcactggattctgactctgggtgacccccactcttcaccctgtgatccacagccaAAATTACTGTACGGTTTCTGAGATTGCTGTGTTAAGAGTATGACAAAGGCTAAGAAAATATACTGCCTAAAATAATATCAAATTTAAACAACAAATTACAAAATTGCCACACCTGCTGTTATTGCCAGGTGTTCGATAGAGCATGTAgtcataaaaaatacatatcattGAAATATCATCAGCAAAAGAAATGCTCTCACTATGCAAGACATGTTAGCAAATTCAGTTAATAAATATTGTATGAAATCTATACAGATGTTTGAAGGTATAATGCAAAGCATGTTTGTTTCTTATGGCTTACAAATGTGTTTTCCTTTAACATAATTTACATTTCATTGATACAGTTTCATACACGAAACAATAAAATAGGTTTCCTGAACTGTTCTTCATAGCCCAAATTTTGAATCCTTTTGAGGGTGATGCATTATCCATTAAGGTGGGCAATTTGTTCATTGATCTCTGACCCTCGCTGACTCTGATGCCTCCTAATTCTGCTTCCAGCCTTGCTGATTAATTTGTTCTTCCTTTTGGCATCCCTGTCACTGATGCTGTCACCAGTTGTACACAACATCTGTTTGTCCACCAGTCTAATCTGTAATTCAGGTGAACCCAGAATTACCTGTATCTTTGTAATGTTTCAAAAAATATACACTATATGTTGATGTGCATTGTCCCACCTTTCTTTCCTTTATAAGTAAGAATCTCTATGGTTTTAATGACGATTCATATACAGATTGTGGAGGACATTTTATTCAACACTCAAAAAAGTTCCTCACCAGCATACTTGTCGGGGGAAatttcccaaatagaaggctgccaaagtaaaacagaggcacagtga
Above is a window of Oreochromis niloticus isolate F11D_XX linkage group LG19, O_niloticus_UMD_NMBU, whole genome shotgun sequence DNA encoding:
- the LOC102078518 gene encoding uncharacterized protein LOC102078518; amino-acid sequence: MGNIKVGLTPANQSEGITEQEGRPLRRSSMSSRVTSAVKFLDVGMEIEEELTSLLPTLDREKIICIVEHLIGVQQKNGNRPENLNDTITLEPCPAASAETSSHPPHPSSSTSTTMYNHYSSCWVSHLQIPWERFPLRLSHALTRRDRAHPEDRRSMVRIVVEAMQVHCRNPKRAFCEEVAKIIVNRYPQTFADFTEKGERLGCGHYSLLRSIKSRVEHVNRDNTTHREPTKRTRNEEDYSPNSSGTPPKKVRCLVDSYGCINWQPVELPEGETPASLEEKKHILLTIFNSQGPGAVERPDVDDFMCLTYISQQQLINSCPSLSVAEIQEQWPFLFTRKGLSNHFYKLAGIDISECLSQALITKGRRIINYFSSQKLKWNLGIRTLIQQIESEGVLTNNKVGTAAILLMMKYYKEDEDSLFVLADETSTRMSPEAESNLPITPRLIMLVQ